The following proteins are encoded in a genomic region of Streptomyces sp. NBC_01723:
- a CDS encoding PRC and DUF2382 domain-containing protein, protein MITREEIANVLDQPVYDGDGNKIGDAKHVFFDDMTGRPEWVSVKTGMFGSSESFVPIRDAALVQDHLEVPYGKDQVKGAPSVDVDAGGHLSETEEHRLYDYYGINWDSVLSEAERTDDGRWAAGPGPAGTAGAAGAAGAAGLAGTTRGTGDTDMGRDTDMGRDTGMGHDTSIGTGTDMGTGSAAGMAGRRDAPDRTGLREDEAMTRSEEQMHVGVERRETGRARLRKYVVTEEVQQTVPLKHEEVRVVREPITDANRGDALSGPEISEAEHEVTLHAERPVVETEAVPVERVRMTMEEHTENETVRGQVRKERIEAETESIDEDDIPRGRE, encoded by the coding sequence ATGATCACCCGTGAAGAGATCGCCAACGTCCTGGACCAACCGGTCTACGACGGGGACGGCAACAAGATCGGCGACGCCAAGCATGTCTTCTTCGACGACATGACCGGGCGTCCCGAGTGGGTGAGCGTCAAGACGGGCATGTTCGGCTCCAGCGAGTCCTTCGTGCCCATCCGCGACGCCGCGCTGGTGCAGGACCACCTAGAGGTTCCCTACGGCAAGGACCAGGTCAAGGGCGCGCCCAGTGTCGACGTCGACGCGGGCGGCCATCTGTCGGAGACCGAGGAACACCGGCTCTACGACTACTACGGCATCAACTGGGACAGCGTGCTGTCCGAGGCCGAGCGGACCGACGACGGCCGCTGGGCCGCCGGTCCCGGACCGGCGGGCACGGCAGGAGCCGCCGGCGCGGCGGGTGCCGCGGGTCTGGCGGGCACGACCCGTGGGACCGGCGACACGGACATGGGCCGTGACACGGACATGGGCCGTGACACGGGCATGGGCCACGACACGAGCATCGGCACCGGAACGGACATGGGCACGGGCAGCGCGGCCGGAATGGCCGGACGCCGGGACGCCCCCGACCGTACGGGCCTGCGCGAGGACGAGGCCATGACCCGTTCCGAGGAGCAGATGCACGTCGGCGTCGAACGACGTGAGACGGGCCGCGCCAGGCTGCGCAAGTACGTGGTCACCGAAGAGGTGCAGCAGACCGTGCCCCTGAAGCACGAGGAAGTGCGTGTGGTGCGCGAGCCGATCACGGACGCCAACCGTGGCGACGCGCTGTCCGGGCCGGAGATCAGCGAGGCAGAGCACGAGGTCACGCTGCACGCGGAACGCCCCGTCGTGGAGACCGAGGCGGTCCCGGTGGAGCGCGTCCGCATGACCATGGAGGAGCACACCGAGAACGAGACGGTGCGCGGCCAGGTCCGCAAGGAGCGGATCGAGGCCGAGACCGAGTCCATCGACGAGGACGACATTCCCCGGGGCCGCGAGTGA
- a CDS encoding excinuclease ABC subunit UvrA yields MHSPHDPYVRVRDAREHNLKGVDVDVPRDVVAVFTGVSGSGKSSLAFGTVYAEAQRRYFESVAPYARRLIHQVGAPKVGEITGLPPAVSLQQRRAAPTSRSSVGTVTNLSNSLRMLFSRAGDYPPGVERMDSDAFSPNTAAGACPECHGLGRVHRTTEELLVPDPALSIRDGAIAAWPGAWQGKNLRDVLDALGYDVDRPWRELPPAEREWILFTDEQPVVTVHPVRDAGRIQRPYQGTYMSARRYVMKTFSDSRSATLRAKAERFLTSTPCPVCGGGRLRAESLAVTVGGRTIAELAALPLTELAGVLPTEGETAKVLTGDLVSRITPVVELGLGYLSLDRPTPTLSAGELQRLRLATQLRSGLFGVVYVLDEPSAGLHPADTEALLTVLERLKAAGNSVFVVEHHLGVMRGADWIVDVGPLAGEHGGRVLYSGPVAGLAEVTGSATARHLFDRSPAPVRRARASRGTLTVGPVTRHNLRGVTADFPLGVLTAVTGVSGSGKSTLVGEITEDLPGVGRLVSVDQRPIGRTPRSNLATYTGLFDVVRKAFAATDQARERGYGVGRFSFNVPGGRCETCQGEGFVSVELLFLPSTYAPCPDCGGARYNPGTLEVAYRGRNIAEVLDLTVEDAAEFFADTPPVARSLAALLDVGLGYLRLGQPATELSGGEAQRIKLASELQRGRRSHTLYLLDEPTTGLHPADVEVLMRQLHGLVDAGHTVVVVEHDMTVVAGADHVIDLGPGGGDAGGRIVAAGAPGEVARADGSATAPYLDRALDGGTRR; encoded by the coding sequence ATGCACAGCCCCCACGACCCGTACGTCCGGGTGCGCGACGCCCGCGAGCACAACCTGAAGGGCGTGGACGTGGACGTCCCCCGGGACGTGGTCGCGGTCTTCACCGGTGTCTCCGGGTCCGGGAAGTCGTCGCTGGCCTTCGGGACGGTCTACGCGGAGGCGCAGCGGCGCTACTTCGAGTCGGTCGCGCCGTACGCCCGCCGGCTGATCCACCAGGTCGGAGCGCCGAAGGTGGGCGAGATCACCGGGCTGCCGCCCGCCGTGTCGCTCCAGCAGCGCCGCGCGGCTCCGACGTCCCGTTCCTCGGTGGGCACCGTCACGAACCTCTCCAACTCCCTGCGGATGCTCTTCTCACGCGCCGGCGACTATCCGCCGGGCGTCGAGCGGATGGACTCCGACGCCTTCTCGCCGAACACGGCGGCCGGGGCCTGCCCCGAGTGCCACGGGCTCGGCCGGGTGCACCGCACGACCGAGGAACTGCTGGTCCCGGACCCGGCGCTGTCGATCCGGGACGGCGCGATCGCCGCGTGGCCGGGCGCCTGGCAGGGCAAGAACCTGCGGGACGTCCTCGACGCGCTCGGGTACGACGTGGACCGGCCCTGGCGCGAGCTGCCCCCCGCCGAGCGCGAGTGGATCCTGTTCACGGACGAGCAGCCCGTGGTCACGGTGCACCCGGTGCGCGACGCGGGACGCATCCAGCGGCCGTACCAGGGCACGTACATGAGCGCCCGGCGGTACGTGATGAAGACGTTCTCGGACTCCAGGAGCGCCACACTGCGGGCGAAGGCCGAGCGCTTCCTCACCAGTACGCCCTGTCCCGTCTGCGGCGGCGGGAGGCTGCGGGCCGAGTCGCTGGCGGTGACCGTCGGCGGCCGGACCATCGCCGAACTGGCCGCGCTGCCGCTCACGGAGCTGGCCGGGGTGCTGCCGACCGAGGGCGAGACGGCGAAGGTCCTCACCGGCGACCTGGTCTCCCGCATCACGCCCGTCGTCGAGCTGGGCCTCGGCTATCTGAGCCTGGACCGGCCGACGCCCACCCTGTCGGCGGGCGAGCTGCAGCGGCTGCGGCTGGCGACGCAGCTGCGCTCCGGGCTCTTCGGGGTGGTGTACGTCCTCGACGAGCCGTCGGCGGGGCTGCACCCGGCGGACACCGAGGCGCTGCTGACGGTGCTGGAGCGGCTGAAGGCGGCCGGCAACTCGGTGTTCGTGGTGGAGCACCACCTCGGCGTGATGCGCGGCGCCGACTGGATCGTGGACGTCGGCCCGCTGGCGGGCGAGCACGGCGGGCGGGTGCTGTACAGCGGCCCGGTCGCCGGACTGGCGGAGGTCACCGGGTCCGCGACCGCCCGTCATCTCTTCGACCGCTCCCCCGCCCCCGTACGCCGGGCGCGGGCCTCCCGGGGCACCTTGACGGTCGGTCCGGTCACCCGGCACAACCTGCGCGGGGTGACCGCGGACTTCCCGCTCGGTGTGCTCACCGCGGTGACCGGCGTCTCCGGCTCGGGCAAGTCGACGCTCGTCGGCGAGATCACCGAGGACCTGCCGGGGGTGGGGCGGCTGGTCTCCGTCGACCAGCGGCCGATCGGACGCACCCCGCGCTCCAACCTGGCCACGTACACGGGCCTGTTCGACGTCGTGCGCAAGGCGTTCGCCGCCACCGACCAGGCCCGGGAGCGCGGGTACGGCGTGGGCCGCTTCTCCTTCAACGTGCCGGGCGGGCGCTGCGAGACCTGCCAGGGCGAGGGGTTCGTCAGCGTCGAGCTGCTGTTCCTGCCGAGCACGTACGCGCCGTGCCCCGACTGCGGCGGGGCGCGCTACAACCCCGGGACACTCGAAGTGGCGTACCGGGGACGGAACATCGCCGAGGTCCTCGACCTCACGGTGGAGGACGCGGCGGAGTTCTTCGCGGACACTCCGCCGGTGGCGCGGAGCCTGGCCGCGCTGCTCGACGTCGGGCTCGGCTATCTGCGGCTCGGTCAGCCCGCCACCGAGCTGTCCGGCGGGGAGGCGCAGCGCATCAAGCTGGCGAGCGAACTCCAGCGGGGCCGCCGCAGCCACACCCTGTACCTCCTCGACGAGCCGACGACCGGCCTGCATCCAGCGGATGTCGAGGTGCTGATGCGCCAGTTGCACGGTCTCGTGGACGCCGGGCACACGGTGGTCGTCGTGGAGCACGACATGACCGTGGTGGCGGGCGCCGACCACGTGATCGACCTCGGGCCGGGCGGCGGTGACGCGGGCGGGCGGATCGTCGCCGCGGGGGCGCCCGGCGAGGTGGCGCGTGCCGACGGCAGTGCCACCGCGCCCTATCTGGACCGGGCCCTGGACGGCGGGACGCGCCGGTGA
- a CDS encoding LLM class flavin-dependent oxidoreductase, with amino-acid sequence MTSTIATTRFSVLDRSRIRAGRTAAEALRDTVELAREAERLGYHRFWVSEHHGVPGVAGSAPTVLAAAVAGATSRVRVGTGGVMLPNHRPLVVAEQFGVLESLFPGRIDMGLGRSVGFTDGVRRALGRDKDDADDFAGQLAELLGWFRGTSPTGAHARPAEGLTVPPFVLAMGEGAAVAARAGLPMVIGDLRDRDRMRRGIDRYRAGFRPSEWSPEPYVVVSGTVAVAGTPEAARRLLVPEAWSMAHARTRGTFPPLPPAEEVEARTMTAKERDLYESGLAGHVAGTEEQVADALETLVKETGAQEVLVTTSTYDRGALLDSYRRLARVVGAGTSAAPA; translated from the coding sequence GTGACCTCGACGATCGCCACCACGCGCTTCTCCGTCCTCGACCGCTCCCGCATCCGGGCCGGCCGGACCGCGGCGGAGGCGCTGCGGGACACCGTGGAGCTGGCGCGGGAGGCGGAGCGGCTCGGTTACCACCGGTTCTGGGTGTCGGAGCACCACGGCGTGCCCGGAGTGGCGGGCTCGGCGCCGACCGTGCTCGCGGCGGCGGTGGCCGGCGCCACGAGCCGCGTACGCGTGGGCACCGGGGGCGTGATGCTGCCCAATCACCGGCCCCTGGTGGTGGCCGAGCAGTTCGGCGTGCTGGAGTCGCTCTTCCCCGGCCGGATCGACATGGGGCTGGGCCGCTCGGTGGGCTTCACCGACGGGGTCCGCCGGGCGCTGGGCCGCGACAAGGACGACGCCGACGACTTCGCGGGGCAACTGGCCGAGCTGCTGGGATGGTTCCGCGGCACCTCCCCGACCGGCGCGCACGCCCGCCCCGCCGAGGGGCTGACCGTTCCGCCCTTCGTCCTGGCGATGGGCGAGGGCGCGGCCGTGGCGGCCCGCGCGGGCCTGCCGATGGTCATCGGCGACCTGCGCGACCGCGACCGCATGCGCCGGGGCATCGACCGCTACCGCGCCGGGTTCCGCCCCTCCGAGTGGAGCCCGGAGCCGTACGTCGTCGTGTCCGGCACCGTCGCCGTGGCCGGCACCCCCGAGGCGGCCCGGCGGCTCCTGGTACCGGAGGCCTGGTCCATGGCCCACGCACGCACCCGCGGCACCTTCCCGCCGCTGCCCCCGGCCGAGGAGGTCGAGGCGCGGACGATGACCGCCAAGGAACGCGACCTGTACGAGTCCGGGCTCGCCGGGCACGTCGCCGGCACCGAGGAGCAGGTCGCCGACGCGCTGGAGACACTGGTGAAGGAGACCGGCGCCCAGGAGGTGCTGGTGACCACCAGCACGTACGACCGCGGGGCGCTGCTGGACTCCTACCGGCGGCTCGCCCGCGTCGTCGGCGCGGGGACGTCCGCCGCTCCGGCGTAG
- a CDS encoding phosphatase domain-containing protein has product MTDSSRPPVAVFDLDNTLADTAHRQRFLERRPRDWDAFFAAAPHDPPLAEGVALVRERAEECEIVYLTGRPERCRRDTLDWLAAHGLPEGPVHMRGNADRRPARRTKLEILRRLARTREVRVLVDDDELVCDDAERAGFAVVRARWAERSAALRVAQEREGRT; this is encoded by the coding sequence GTGACCGACAGCAGCAGGCCCCCGGTGGCCGTGTTCGACCTGGACAACACCCTCGCGGACACCGCGCACCGGCAGCGCTTCCTGGAGCGCCGGCCGCGCGACTGGGACGCGTTCTTCGCCGCCGCCCCGCACGATCCGCCGCTCGCGGAGGGCGTCGCGCTCGTGCGGGAGCGCGCCGAGGAGTGCGAGATCGTCTATCTGACCGGGCGGCCCGAGCGCTGCCGCCGCGACACGCTCGACTGGCTGGCCGCGCACGGCCTGCCCGAGGGGCCCGTGCACATGCGGGGCAACGCCGACCGGCGGCCCGCCCGGCGCACCAAGCTGGAGATCCTGCGGCGGCTCGCCCGCACCCGCGAGGTCCGGGTCCTCGTCGACGACGACGAGCTGGTCTGCGACGACGCCGAGCGGGCCGGTTTCGCCGTCGTCCGGGCGCGCTGGGCGGAGCGTTCGGCCGCGCTGCGGGTGGCGCAGGAGCGCGAGGGGCGCACCTGA